One Solibacillus sp. R5-41 DNA segment encodes these proteins:
- a CDS encoding ribonuclease HI family protein → MLEVYIDGASAGNPGPSGIGIFLKGEGILEKISEPIGITNNHQAEFIALVRGLEEAKKTGTTFVSMRSDSKIVVSSVDKAYVKNEEFKPYLEKALQLIKQFDLFFIKWIPDKENKAADALAREAIQKAKND, encoded by the coding sequence ATGTTAGAAGTATATATTGATGGCGCAAGCGCAGGAAATCCGGGACCAAGTGGAATTGGGATTTTTTTAAAAGGCGAAGGGATACTTGAGAAAATTAGTGAACCAATCGGCATAACAAATAATCATCAAGCAGAGTTCATTGCACTTGTACGTGGTTTAGAAGAAGCAAAAAAAACGGGTACTACTTTTGTTTCTATGCGATCCGATTCCAAAATTGTCGTTAGTTCGGTTGATAAAGCTTATGTAAAAAATGAAGAATTTAAACCCTACTTAGAAAAAGCGCTTCAACTCATTAAGCAATTTGATTTATTTTTCATTAAATGGATTCCAGATAAAGAAAATAAAGCAGCCGATGCACTAGCACGAGAAGCAATTCAGAAGGCAAAAAATGATTGA
- the gdhA gene encoding NADP-specific glutamate dehydrogenase, with product MNTVVTNKAQHYVDDVFAKLKKKNAHQPEFLQAVEEIFLSLVPVFENNPAYMEHNILERIVEPDRIVSFRVAWQDDQNKVQVNRGYRVQYNNVNGPYKGGLRFHPTVDESIMKFLAFEQIFKNALTGQAIGGGKGGSDFNPKGKSDAEIMRFCQAFMTELYRYLGPDVDVPAGDIGVGAREVGYMWGQYKRIRGAYEAGVLTGKKPGFGGSLARTEATGYGLIYFVEEMLREEKDSFLNKKVVVSGSGNVAIYAIEKAQHFGANVVACSDSAGYIYDPEGIDLKLVKEIKENRGERIKAYVNERPNATYTEGCSNIWSIPCDIALPCATQNEIDGDQARTLIANGVRVVAEGANMPSNLEAINEFLNAGVFFGPAKAANAGGVAVSALEMAQNSSRTYWSFQEVDEKLHSIMKSIYKESSEAAKQHGFEGNLVAGSNIAGFIKVANGMLVEGVY from the coding sequence ATGAACACAGTAGTTACAAATAAAGCACAGCACTATGTCGATGATGTATTTGCTAAATTAAAAAAGAAAAACGCACACCAACCTGAATTTTTACAAGCGGTGGAAGAAATCTTTTTATCATTAGTACCTGTATTCGAAAATAATCCTGCATATATGGAGCACAACATATTAGAGCGCATAGTTGAGCCCGATCGCATCGTTTCGTTCCGCGTTGCTTGGCAAGATGACCAAAATAAAGTTCAAGTAAACCGTGGTTACCGTGTCCAATACAACAATGTTAACGGACCATATAAAGGTGGTCTTCGCTTCCATCCAACTGTCGACGAATCGATTATGAAGTTTTTAGCTTTTGAACAAATTTTCAAAAATGCACTAACAGGCCAAGCAATCGGTGGTGGTAAAGGTGGTTCAGACTTTAATCCAAAAGGTAAATCTGATGCAGAAATTATGCGTTTTTGCCAAGCGTTTATGACTGAATTATACCGCTATCTCGGTCCAGATGTCGATGTTCCTGCAGGTGATATTGGCGTAGGAGCACGTGAAGTTGGCTATATGTGGGGACAATATAAACGTATTCGCGGTGCCTATGAAGCTGGTGTATTAACTGGTAAAAAACCAGGTTTCGGTGGTTCATTAGCCCGTACAGAGGCAACTGGCTATGGTTTAATTTACTTTGTAGAAGAAATGCTACGTGAAGAAAAAGATTCTTTCCTAAATAAAAAGGTCGTTGTATCAGGTTCTGGAAATGTAGCTATTTATGCAATTGAAAAAGCACAACATTTTGGCGCAAACGTTGTCGCATGTTCAGACTCAGCAGGCTATATTTATGATCCAGAAGGCATCGATCTAAAATTAGTAAAAGAAATTAAAGAAAATCGCGGTGAGCGTATTAAAGCATATGTAAATGAACGACCAAATGCAACATATACAGAAGGTTGCTCTAACATTTGGTCAATCCCTTGTGATATCGCCCTACCATGTGCGACACAAAACGAAATCGATGGGGACCAAGCGCGCACATTAATTGCAAATGGTGTACGTGTTGTTGCTGAGGGGGCTAACATGCCATCTAACTTAGAAGCAATTAATGAGTTTTTAAATGCTGGCGTATTCTTCGGTCCTGCAAAAGCTGCTAACGCGGGTGGTGTTGCTGTATCTGCATTAGAGATGGCTCAAAACTCTAGTCGTACGTATTGGTCATTCCAGGAAGTGGACGAAAAGCTACATTCGATTATGAAATCGATTTACAAAGAAAGCTCTGAAGCCGCTAAACAACATGGCTTTGAAGGAAATTTAGTAGCCGGTTCAAATATTGCTGGCTTCATTAAAGTTGCAAACGGTATGCTTGTAGAAGGCGTATATTAA
- a CDS encoding zinc-finger domain-containing protein: MKKVDIMKDMDELTDTYCMECFVIRDLRKTRGKQDAHRFCIESCSVGEQLQFLGNEMMKIYEKN; the protein is encoded by the coding sequence ATTAAAAAAGTCGATATAATGAAGGATATGGATGAATTAACAGATACGTATTGTATGGAATGCTTTGTCATTCGTGATCTAAGAAAAACAAGAGGGAAGCAAGACGCACACCGTTTTTGTATAGAATCCTGTTCGGTAGGAGAACAACTGCAATTTTTAGGGAATGAAATGATGAAAATTTATGAAAAAAATTAA
- a CDS encoding 8-oxo-dGTP diphosphatase, whose amino-acid sequence MYNQTLCFIKRTDELLMINREKSPNMGMWNGVGGKAEQGESAIQCAIREILEETGIHVLAANTHYKGSVSWIEEHQKTGMDLFLIEVEKNFTYNIPKKTAEGILDWKKVEWLMDSRNRGVSEMLQQILPTVLNEASPVEHVYTYENGDLVQYEKRKMVQI is encoded by the coding sequence ATGTACAATCAAACACTCTGTTTTATAAAACGCACAGACGAGCTACTTATGATAAATCGTGAGAAATCGCCGAATATGGGGATGTGGAATGGTGTTGGAGGGAAGGCCGAACAAGGGGAGTCGGCTATACAATGCGCCATTCGGGAAATACTTGAAGAAACGGGCATACATGTACTTGCGGCAAACACGCACTATAAAGGCTCAGTTTCATGGATAGAAGAGCATCAAAAGACAGGAATGGACTTGTTTTTAATTGAAGTTGAAAAAAACTTTACCTATAACATACCGAAAAAAACCGCAGAAGGGATTTTAGATTGGAAAAAGGTTGAGTGGCTGATGGATTCACGTAACAGGGGGGTCAGTGAGATGTTGCAACAAATTTTACCGACTGTGTTAAACGAAGCTTCTCCGGTCGAACATGTATATACATATGAAAATGGCGATTTAGTTCAATATGAGAAGCGGAAAATGGTACAGATTTAA
- the coaW gene encoding type II pantothenate kinase, with product MSTWIGIDTGGTLTKLAYLDENKELKLTVFPSTDMHLVKEWLEQHPHVDEIGLTGGRTEQLRDVLYPMKSIEYIVEFEATLKGVRYLLEQEGQSIHQSIITNIGTGTSVHYMDGNSHVRVGGTGIGGGTLIGLSTIMTGITDFGEIKNRASDGNRAGIDLLVKDIYQGMDMPISGDLTASNFGKVGITDEHNYETSDILATVQGLVGEVITTLSIQLAEHHQAEHIVYIGSTLTDNEQLKKVIEHYTILKKHKPVFLQDYGYCGAVGALLNVMEYSKR from the coding sequence ATGTCAACATGGATAGGGATCGATACGGGGGGTACGTTGACAAAGCTTGCTTATTTAGATGAAAACAAGGAGCTTAAACTAACTGTCTTTCCATCAACTGATATGCATTTAGTGAAAGAATGGTTAGAACAACATCCTCATGTAGACGAAATCGGCTTAACGGGAGGGCGTACGGAGCAATTACGCGATGTCCTGTATCCGATGAAGTCAATTGAATATATTGTAGAGTTTGAAGCAACTTTAAAAGGTGTACGTTATTTATTAGAACAAGAGGGGCAATCGATTCACCAAAGCATTATTACAAATATCGGGACAGGGACTTCGGTGCATTATATGGATGGAAATTCACATGTCCGTGTAGGTGGTACAGGAATTGGTGGTGGTACATTAATAGGGCTATCAACAATTATGACTGGTATTACGGATTTTGGTGAAATTAAAAATCGGGCCTCAGATGGTAACAGAGCAGGTATTGATTTACTTGTAAAAGATATTTATCAAGGGATGGATATGCCTATATCTGGTGATTTGACAGCGAGTAATTTTGGAAAAGTAGGCATTACGGATGAGCATAACTATGAGACAAGTGATATTCTTGCCACAGTTCAAGGGCTTGTCGGGGAAGTTATTACGACGTTAAGCATTCAACTTGCTGAGCATCACCAGGCAGAACATATTGTCTATATAGGATCTACCTTGACAGATAATGAGCAATTAAAAAAGGTGATTGAGCATTACACGATTTTGAAAAAACATAAGCCTGTATTTTTACAGGATTATGGCTATTGTGGCGCGGTCGGTGCACTCTTAAATGTGATGGAATATAGTAAAAGATAA
- a CDS encoding 3'-5' exonuclease, translating into MKILGRVQTYITLDVEAALIRGKQYIIEIGAVKWLPDGSTETFTQLIQPYKFKKLNAHIQQLTGITTEQLVDAPSFKEAFYRFKRWCKNDYLILTFGEFDRKVLEEELTRNYMNKECLYPMVDFQQKYMIANAIKEQPSLAGLMAQLGLTNETQHRALADAWSLLRIFQQVNGEVLIQQQQTKNFLLLLTNFRMLEETYELVISTTDCSIEHGHIQTHRMETYREELPFTVSHQVRTNADGEKETVEVIKISPSNNAKTFLQDISESVHGRILISRSPLRSISKILKLHQVTLPKTEVMTLVNLLKNENYVAKFNLIDETTHAYESKIVRLLNKFEQPIIEEFHKRALLEEVMVEV; encoded by the coding sequence GTGAAAATTTTGGGACGAGTACAAACGTATATTACATTGGATGTTGAGGCAGCCCTTATTCGAGGGAAGCAATACATAATTGAAATTGGCGCGGTTAAATGGTTGCCGGATGGTTCAACCGAAACATTTACACAGCTAATTCAACCTTATAAATTTAAAAAATTGAATGCACATATTCAGCAATTGACGGGTATTACGACTGAGCAATTAGTTGATGCACCTAGTTTTAAAGAAGCCTTTTATAGGTTCAAGCGTTGGTGTAAAAATGACTATTTGATTTTAACTTTTGGAGAATTTGACCGCAAAGTGCTAGAAGAAGAATTAACTCGAAATTATATGAATAAAGAGTGTCTTTATCCAATGGTCGATTTCCAACAAAAATACATGATTGCAAATGCGATTAAGGAACAACCAAGCTTAGCTGGTTTAATGGCACAGCTTGGTTTAACCAATGAAACGCAGCACCGAGCATTAGCAGATGCTTGGAGTTTACTGCGAATTTTCCAGCAAGTGAATGGCGAAGTGCTTATACAGCAACAACAAACAAAGAACTTTCTATTATTATTAACAAATTTCCGTATGTTAGAAGAGACATATGAGCTCGTCATTTCCACAACGGATTGTTCGATTGAGCACGGTCATATTCAAACACATCGTATGGAGACATATCGAGAGGAGCTTCCGTTTACGGTCTCCCATCAAGTGAGGACAAATGCAGATGGGGAAAAGGAAACTGTCGAGGTTATCAAAATTTCACCAAGTAACAATGCGAAAACGTTTTTGCAGGACATTTCTGAGTCTGTTCATGGTCGAATTTTAATTTCACGCTCACCACTGCGTTCCATTTCGAAAATATTAAAACTTCATCAAGTGACATTGCCAAAAACAGAGGTGATGACGCTAGTAAACTTATTGAAAAACGAGAATTATGTGGCGAAGTTCAATTTAATAGACGAAACAACACATGCTTATGAGTCGAAAATTGTGCGTCTATTAAATAAATTTGAACAACCAATTATCGAAGAATTTCATAAACGGGCTTTGCTAGAAGAAGTGATGGTAGAAGTTTAA
- a CDS encoding squalene/phytoene synthase family protein, translating to MSDKLLQKEAMRVLKDTSRTFYIPITFLQKELKLTVAAAYLSMRAIDEIEDHEEISNDTKHDVLMKVSELLAVTPFDEVAYAQALALSEQPMPEVTSRLGDWLSICPADARKIVMDATSEMAIGMAKWAKANWQIHTREDLDEYTYYVAGLVGVMLSELWEWNAGIKTDRELAIGYGRGLQAVNILRNQQEDLDERGVSFLPDNWTRDDLFHYAEENLAKADAYMKVLNKRSIILFCRLPLALAHKSLQAMKDGREKMSRAEVEATVEEIQAD from the coding sequence ATGTCCGACAAATTACTACAAAAAGAGGCTATGCGTGTCTTAAAGGATACGAGCCGAACTTTTTATATTCCAATAACATTTTTACAGAAAGAATTAAAATTAACAGTAGCTGCGGCATACTTATCTATGCGTGCGATTGATGAAATTGAAGATCACGAAGAAATTTCAAATGATACTAAGCATGACGTCCTCATGAAAGTGAGTGAATTATTAGCAGTTACTCCATTTGATGAAGTGGCCTATGCGCAAGCTTTAGCACTGAGCGAGCAGCCTATGCCAGAAGTAACATCACGTTTAGGTGATTGGTTGAGTATTTGTCCAGCAGACGCACGAAAAATTGTCATGGATGCGACAAGCGAAATGGCTATTGGTATGGCTAAATGGGCAAAAGCCAACTGGCAAATCCATACACGCGAAGATTTAGATGAGTATACATACTATGTGGCAGGCTTAGTTGGTGTCATGCTATCCGAGCTATGGGAATGGAATGCCGGCATTAAAACAGACCGCGAGCTCGCAATTGGCTACGGACGTGGACTTCAAGCGGTCAATATTTTACGAAATCAACAAGAAGATTTAGATGAGCGAGGCGTAAGCTTCTTACCCGACAACTGGACACGTGATGATTTATTCCACTATGCAGAGGAAAATTTAGCGAAAGCAGACGCTTATATGAAGGTGTTAAACAAGCGTTCTATCATATTATTCTGTCGTCTCCCTCTTGCATTAGCCCATAAATCACTTCAAGCAATGAAAGATGGACGTGAAAAAATGTCTCGGGCTGAAGTTGAAGCAACCGTAGAAGAAATTCAAGCAGACTAA
- a CDS encoding 50S ribosomal protein L25, translated as MKLEAIERQFGARALLAEVRNNGKVPAVLYGYQTVTTPIAINAKTIFKFIAANGLNNVFTLEVNNQSYNAVISEVQRSARKGTITHVDFKSINMDTPLEVYVPVTLVGNAAGVKVGGILMQPTTTAQIKVKPNEIPDSIEVDITTLEIEQTITLADLVAKLPYEIISELDGVLATIMAPVEAEAELTTT; from the coding sequence TTGAAGTTAGAAGCAATAGAAAGACAATTTGGAGCTCGCGCATTATTAGCCGAGGTTCGAAATAATGGGAAGGTTCCTGCCGTGTTATACGGGTATCAAACCGTAACAACACCGATTGCCATCAATGCAAAAACGATTTTTAAGTTTATTGCAGCAAACGGCCTAAACAACGTATTTACTTTAGAAGTAAATAACCAATCTTACAATGCTGTTATTAGTGAAGTACAGCGCTCTGCAAGAAAAGGAACTATTACACATGTTGATTTCAAATCGATAAATATGGACACACCTTTGGAAGTTTACGTACCGGTTACATTAGTTGGTAATGCTGCGGGCGTTAAGGTAGGCGGTATTTTAATGCAGCCTACAACAACAGCTCAAATTAAAGTGAAACCAAATGAAATTCCAGATTCAATTGAAGTGGATATTACGACACTTGAAATTGAACAAACAATTACACTAGCAGATCTTGTTGCAAAGCTTCCATACGAAATCATTAGCGAACTCGATGGTGTCCTTGCTACAATTATGGCTCCTGTTGAGGCAGAAGCAGAATTAACTACGACCTAA
- a CDS encoding excinuclease ABC subunit UvrA: MDQQWIELIGARQNNLKNISLRIPKQKITVFTGVSGSGKSSIVFDTIAQEAGRQLNETFSNFVRLYLPRYQQPQIDSIHNLSPAVVVGQERLGGNARSTVGTISDISPLFRVLYSRFATPSLGYGNAYSFNDPQGMCPECEGIGSMMTLNIAAAIDREKSLQQGAILLPGYGVGTYYWNQYAQSGFFDVDKPLKDYNEQEWHQLLYSEPQKVQITHSSSNFQATYEGIVVRFRRSKLQKQQEASEREKKQNAQFLMTATCEVCSGTRYREEVLHSLIQQYSIHDLSAMQLSQLIEALKTFKQPEMQSIVSRISERVQSLIDIGLGYMTLNRETATLSGGESQRVKMVKYLSSTLTGMLYIFDEPSTGLHPRDVYRLNDLLRQIRDKGNTVLVVEHDPDVIAIADYIVDVGPGAGVHGGTILFSGPYEEFAKSDSITAKALHTQAPMNTKPRPVSTFIESKPSSLYNLKNVTLKIPEQVLTVVTGVAGSGKSTLVNEVFAKEYDEAIVIDQRPIHTNVRSNAVTYLGMMDKIRKLFAKENGVDVALFSYNSKGACEECKGNGVVTLNLSFMDEVETVCTTCQGRRYAEEVLAYTFNGKNIVEVLEMDVEQALVFFEAKDLVKKLQILQLVGLSYMSLGQPLSTFSGGECQRLKLAKEMKAGGQLYILDEPTTGLHLKDVSKIVHMLQQLVEQGNTVVVIEHHTDVMRQADWIIDIGPEGGSAGGQIIFEGTPEQLKNCKESITANYL; this comes from the coding sequence TTGGACCAACAATGGATTGAATTAATCGGAGCACGTCAAAATAATTTAAAAAACATTTCACTACGTATTCCAAAGCAAAAAATTACCGTTTTTACGGGTGTATCGGGTTCAGGGAAATCATCAATAGTTTTTGATACAATTGCACAAGAAGCTGGTCGACAGCTAAACGAAACATTTAGTAATTTTGTACGCTTATACTTACCGCGCTACCAGCAACCACAAATCGATAGTATTCATAATTTATCGCCTGCCGTAGTTGTCGGACAGGAACGCTTAGGAGGCAACGCTCGATCAACGGTAGGGACCATTTCAGATATTTCGCCACTTTTTAGAGTGCTGTATTCCCGTTTTGCTACGCCGTCTTTAGGGTATGGAAATGCCTATTCTTTTAATGATCCACAAGGGATGTGCCCTGAATGTGAGGGTATTGGAAGCATGATGACATTAAATATTGCTGCTGCCATCGATCGTGAAAAATCGTTGCAACAAGGTGCTATTTTATTGCCGGGTTATGGAGTAGGTACTTATTACTGGAACCAATATGCACAAAGTGGCTTTTTTGATGTAGACAAGCCGTTAAAGGATTATAACGAGCAAGAATGGCATCAATTATTATATTCTGAGCCTCAAAAAGTACAAATTACACACAGTTCAAGTAATTTTCAAGCGACTTATGAAGGCATTGTTGTCCGTTTTCGACGTTCAAAATTACAAAAGCAGCAGGAAGCATCGGAACGCGAGAAAAAACAAAATGCACAATTTTTAATGACCGCAACATGTGAGGTGTGCTCTGGGACCCGTTATCGAGAGGAAGTATTGCATTCATTGATTCAACAGTATTCGATTCATGATTTAAGCGCGATGCAGTTGTCGCAATTAATTGAAGCGCTAAAGACATTTAAGCAACCTGAAATGCAATCCATTGTCTCTCGAATTTCTGAACGTGTACAAAGTTTAATTGACATCGGACTTGGCTATATGACGTTGAATCGTGAAACCGCTACATTATCGGGGGGTGAATCGCAGCGCGTCAAAATGGTGAAATATTTATCGAGTACACTAACGGGTATGCTATATATTTTTGATGAGCCGAGTACTGGTTTACATCCGAGAGATGTGTATCGATTAAATGATTTATTGCGTCAAATTAGAGATAAAGGAAATACGGTTTTAGTAGTGGAGCATGATCCAGATGTAATCGCGATTGCGGATTATATTGTAGATGTAGGACCTGGAGCAGGGGTTCATGGCGGAACGATTTTATTTAGTGGTCCGTACGAAGAATTTGCAAAAAGTGATTCTATTACCGCGAAAGCATTACACACACAAGCTCCTATGAATACAAAGCCGCGACCTGTGTCGACATTTATTGAAAGTAAGCCAAGTAGCTTATACAACCTAAAAAATGTAACTTTAAAAATACCTGAGCAAGTATTAACGGTTGTGACAGGGGTTGCAGGTTCTGGAAAAAGTACATTAGTCAATGAAGTATTCGCAAAGGAATACGATGAGGCGATTGTAATTGACCAAAGACCGATTCATACAAATGTACGTTCTAATGCAGTCACTTATTTAGGGATGATGGATAAAATCCGCAAACTATTCGCAAAGGAAAATGGTGTAGATGTCGCTTTATTCAGTTATAACTCAAAAGGTGCTTGTGAAGAGTGTAAAGGAAATGGCGTTGTGACATTGAATTTATCCTTTATGGATGAAGTTGAAACAGTTTGTACAACTTGTCAAGGTCGACGCTATGCAGAGGAAGTACTTGCCTATACGTTTAATGGCAAAAATATTGTCGAAGTGCTAGAAATGGATGTAGAACAGGCTTTAGTTTTCTTTGAAGCGAAGGATTTAGTGAAAAAACTACAAATTTTACAGCTAGTCGGATTATCCTATATGTCATTAGGACAGCCTTTATCAACCTTTTCAGGTGGAGAATGTCAACGTCTGAAATTGGCGAAGGAAATGAAGGCAGGGGGACAGCTGTACATTTTAGATGAGCCAACGACTGGATTACATTTGAAGGATGTATCAAAAATTGTGCATATGCTTCAGCAATTAGTTGAGCAAGGAAATACGGTTGTTGTTATTGAGCATCATACCGATGTCATGCGTCAAGCGGACTGGATCATTGATATTGGACCAGAAGGCGGTAGTGCGGGTGGTCAAATCATCTTTGAAGGAACACCGGAGCAATTAAAAAATTGTAAAGAATCAATAACAGCGAACTACTTATAA
- a CDS encoding D-serine ammonia-lyase, with protein MKQQSIDVNDLKKRYPLIENLQNEQYVFWVNPKKTAEKQTFKQVSMEMVRDAERRLQRFSSYIKEAFPLTKFSNGIIESDVKEIPSMKKLIEGRRGFDIPGKLMLKCDHSLPIAGSIKARGGIYEVLSHAEKLAIHAGMITEQDDYVKFNSKAFKDFFSNYKIAVGSTGNLGLSIGIISAQLGFQVTVHMSEEAKQWKKDLLREKGVVVIEYAADYSAAVAQGRLLAEQDANCHFIDDENSLDLFLGYAVAALRLEQQLQGLKIQVDEDHPLFVYLPCGVGGGPGGVAYGIKQIYGEHVHIFFGEPFASPCMLLGMMTGLHDEISVHDIGLTNQTEADGLAVGRPSKFAGTIMESIISGCYTVDDSFLYRSLKGMYEQENIFMEPSAHTGVYGPIELMMQGIDYLQQNQLQLKMNQATHLIWSTGGDLVPEELRQQYLQTDI; from the coding sequence TTGAAACAACAATCAATCGATGTGAACGATTTAAAGAAACGCTATCCACTAATAGAAAACTTACAAAATGAACAATACGTGTTTTGGGTAAATCCGAAGAAAACTGCGGAAAAGCAAACATTCAAACAAGTTTCAATGGAAATGGTTCGGGATGCCGAACGAAGATTGCAACGCTTTTCTTCTTATATAAAAGAAGCATTTCCATTGACTAAATTTTCAAATGGCATCATTGAATCTGATGTAAAAGAAATTCCTTCGATGAAAAAATTAATTGAAGGTCGTCGTGGATTTGATATACCAGGGAAATTAATGCTGAAATGCGATCATTCGTTACCAATTGCAGGCTCCATTAAAGCGAGAGGTGGCATTTATGAAGTATTAAGCCATGCAGAAAAACTAGCAATCCATGCAGGGATGATTACAGAGCAAGATGATTATGTGAAATTTAATAGTAAAGCATTTAAAGATTTCTTCAGTAATTATAAAATTGCTGTTGGTTCTACGGGGAATTTAGGCTTGAGTATAGGTATTATAAGTGCACAATTAGGCTTTCAAGTAACTGTGCATATGTCGGAGGAAGCAAAGCAATGGAAAAAAGACCTATTACGTGAAAAAGGAGTAGTAGTCATTGAATATGCTGCGGATTATAGTGCAGCAGTGGCACAAGGACGACTTTTAGCTGAGCAAGATGCCAACTGTCATTTTATTGATGATGAAAATTCATTGGATTTATTTTTAGGTTATGCGGTTGCGGCGTTACGACTAGAACAACAATTACAAGGTTTGAAAATACAAGTCGATGAGGACCATCCTTTATTTGTTTATTTACCATGTGGAGTAGGTGGTGGTCCCGGGGGTGTCGCTTATGGAATCAAACAAATCTACGGGGAGCATGTGCATATTTTCTTCGGAGAACCATTTGCTTCACCTTGTATGCTTCTAGGCATGATGACCGGTTTACATGATGAAATTAGCGTGCATGATATCGGCTTAACCAATCAAACAGAGGCAGACGGATTGGCTGTTGGTAGACCGTCTAAATTTGCTGGTACAATAATGGAATCCATCATTAGTGGCTGCTATACCGTGGATGATAGTTTCCTTTATCGAAGCTTAAAGGGAATGTATGAGCAGGAAAACATTTTTATGGAGCCTTCTGCACATACAGGTGTTTATGGTCCAATTGAATTAATGATGCAAGGAATCGATTATTTACAACAAAATCAATTACAATTGAAGATGAATCAAGCAACGCACCTCATTTGGTCAACAGGTGGAGACCTTGTACCAGAGGAACTACGTCAGCAATATTTGCAAACGGATATTTAG
- a CDS encoding YaiI/YqxD family protein: MQLLIDADACPVVDLALFVSSRYEIKPILFCDTSHRIERDNVITIIVDKGPDSVDFKLLSVLKKGDIVITGDYGLAAMCLAKGGNVLTHNGKELTSDNIDQLLAFRYESAKIRRAGGRTKGPKKRTEENNLAFEMNFRQICERAIFEREER; the protein is encoded by the coding sequence ATACAGTTATTAATTGATGCAGATGCCTGTCCGGTTGTTGATTTAGCGCTATTTGTTTCATCTCGTTATGAGATAAAACCCATCTTGTTCTGCGATACATCACATCGTATAGAAAGAGATAATGTTATAACAATTATTGTAGACAAAGGACCTGATTCAGTAGATTTTAAGCTACTTAGCGTGTTAAAAAAGGGTGACATTGTCATAACGGGCGATTATGGTTTAGCTGCTATGTGTTTGGCAAAAGGTGGAAATGTACTCACTCATAACGGGAAAGAGCTGACGTCTGACAACATAGATCAACTGTTGGCATTTCGTTATGAAAGTGCGAAAATAAGACGTGCAGGTGGTCGCACAAAAGGACCAAAAAAACGGACTGAAGAAAATAATTTGGCTTTTGAAATGAATTTTCGACAAATTTGTGAACGTGCGATTTTTGAAAGGGAGGAACGTTAA
- a CDS encoding DUF4181 domain-containing protein, whose translation MLIAILVIGFIAVGVIDLKLRKKFNIPKNEKFLDQYVGIWHFTLEAFLCVLFMMFMTVNLFEQKAIYVLLFAFIMFLFTLRGLLEYVFKRKNRRHILSFTYAVLCGVFSGAVALFL comes from the coding sequence TTGTTAATTGCTATTTTAGTTATTGGATTTATCGCAGTGGGCGTAATTGATTTAAAGCTGCGCAAAAAGTTTAACATCCCCAAAAATGAAAAGTTTTTAGACCAATATGTTGGTATTTGGCACTTTACTTTAGAAGCATTTTTATGTGTGCTTTTTATGATGTTTATGACGGTCAATTTATTTGAGCAAAAAGCGATATATGTATTATTATTTGCATTTATTATGTTCCTGTTTACATTACGTGGTTTACTAGAGTATGTATTTAAGAGGAAAAATCGACGCCATATTTTATCCTTTACATATGCAGTTTTATGTGGCGTTTTTAGCGGTGCAGTTGCATTATTTTTATAA